The DNA sequence GGAATCACCATTCTTGATTACCCGCTGGAAACAGGCTTGATTGCGGAAGTCGTGGGTGCACTGCCTGGTCCGACCATCGCGCTGCGTGCGGATATTGATGCTTTGCCGGTCAAAGAAGCAACCGGTCTGCCGTTCGTTTCCGAAACGGAAGGGCTCATGCATGCCTGCGGTCACGATTATCATACAGCCTCCATGATTGGGGCGGCAATCCTGCTTCAGGGTAAAAAAGCGTTACTGAGAGGAACTGTCCGTTTCATCTTCCAACCCGCCGAAGAGATCGCACAAGGCGCGAAGTGGGTCGAAGCAGTCGGGGCTTTGGATGGCGTTTCCGCTATTTTCGGGATGCACAACAAGCCGGATCTGCCGGTAGGCACGATCGGCATCCGTGAAGGCGGACTGATGGCCAGCGCGGATCGCTTCGAACTGGAGATCCACGGCGTCGGCGGACATGCCGGCATTCCCGATTCCACAATCGATCCGATCGTCATCGCAAGCCAGATCATCGCCGGCCTGCAGACGATCATCAGCCGCAACACGAGTCCATTCCACAACGCCGTCATCAGCATCACGCAAATCCACGGCGGTAACTCCTGGAACGTCATTCCCGAAAAAGTCTATCTGGAGGGCACCATCCGCGCTTTCCAAAAGGAAGATCGCGAGAAGATTCCAGCCTTGATGCGCCGGACCGCGGAAGGGATTGCGTCGGGTTTCGGCGCAGTAGCGGATTTCCGTTGGCACCCATACGTTTCCATCGTGGATAATGATGCCCGATTCAAGGCAATCATGGAGGAAACGGCTGCCGAACAAGGCTATCGTTTTGTGGAGCCGAAACCGGTCGCCGGCGGGGAGGATTTCGCGCATTACCAGACGCTGATCCCTGGCTTCTTCGTCTTCATGGGCGTCGATGGCACGCGCGAATGGCACCATCCTGAGTTCAATCTCAAGGAGGAAGCCTTGGCTGTCGCCGCTGATTACTTCTCGGCTTTAGCGATCAAGGTGCTGGACCGATGGAAAGCCTGACAGCATTTATTCGGCAACTGAAAGAGAAAACACATATTTCGAAAGTCCGCGGATATTTTAAATGACCCCCAATTTGCGCTATAATAAAGAGGCAAGCTGCCGATCCGAAAAGCGTCCAGGCAGCGAACCTCAAACTCCAAAATAGAAAGGATCCTCCCTATGGCAGACATCACATTTGAAATCGTCGAAGAACTCGGCGTCCTGTCCACATCCGCAAAAGGTTGGACGAAAGAATTGAACTTGGTCAGCTGGAACGGCAGACCGCCAAAATACGACATCCGCGAATGGAGTCCGGAACACGAAAAGATGGGCAAAGGGCTGACCTTCAGCGAAGAAGAAATGGCAGCCCTCGCCAAAATCTTGAAATAAGCGAAAAAACCAACTGAAGCGAATCGGCTCCAGTTGGTTTTTCGATTTCAACGTTGCATTAAGAATGGGTTGTGCCATTACGTTTCCCGCGTTGATAGAAAAGGAACATCAAAAAAGCGGAAAGCAAGGCGGTGGCGGAACCAAAATAGAAGGGCACCTGATTGTTGAATGTGTCATAGAGCCAACCGCCTATCAGACTGGCCGGCAGCAGCGTCATCCCAAGGATCATGTTGTAGAGTCCCAACCCGGTCCCTTTCTTTTCCTTGCCGATGATGTCAGAGACCAACGCTTTCTGGATGCCGTCCGTGGCGGCGCTGTACAATCCGTAAAAGGCGAACAGGCCGACGATGGCGAAGGGGGTCGAGGCCTTGCCGAAACCGAGATAGATCAGTGAGAACATCAGATAGCCGCCGATGATGATCCGCTTGCGGCCGATTTTGTCGGACAGTTTCCCGAGCGGAACGGCGAAGGCGACTGAAACCGCATTGAACACCAGATACATGATCGGGATGAAGGCATCGCTGACGCCGACGTCGCTCGCTTTGAGCAAAAGCAGGGCATCCGTTGAATTCCCTAACGTGAAAAGGAAAACGATGGCCAGAAAAAGATAGAAGTCCTTAGGGAAATCCCGGAAGGATATTTTTCCTAGTCGTTCCGATTTGGCGCGTTTGGCTTCCTTCACAAAAAAGATGATCGACAAAAGCCCCAGCAATCCCGGAATGGCCGCAAACAAGAAGACGCGCCGGTAGTCGCCGGGGAAAGCGGCCAACACGGCAAAGGCGATCAGCGGCCCGACGATGGCCCCGCTGTTGTCCATCGCTTTATGGAAACCGAAATTCAGACCGGCGTTGTTGTTTTCTTCAGAAGAACCGGCCACAAGACTGTCCCGGGGAGCGGTGCGGATGCCTTTGCCGACGCGTTCGACAAAACGGATCGACAGGACCTGCAAGGGTGTCATCACGAATGCGAACAGCGGGGAAAGGAGCGCGGTGATGCCGTAACCGATGATCATGAAAGGCTTGTTGCGGCCGATTTTGTCGCTCCACCAGCCGGAGAGGGATTTCAGGACGGAAGCGGTGCTTTCGGCGATCCCCTCGATCAGGGAGATTTCGGTTTTTGAAGCGCCCAGTGTCGTCAGAAATAAAGGCAGGATGCTGTAGACCATCTTTGTCGTCGTATCCGTCAGGAAACTGGTCAAGCCGACAAAGAAAACATTGCTTTCGACGCCGAGAATCCGCTTTTTCTTTTTCTGATTATTCGCCATCTCGAAAACCTTCTTTCCGATCATTTCTTTATCTCCATTTAATTCCTTTTCCGGCAAAAAGTCTAGCAGAGCGACCGCGCCCACACAACCATTCCGCGCGATTCGGTCAAATGGATAATCAACCGGATTTTTGGTAAAGTGTACCTATTGAGATGTCCAGGCTGAACAGGGTTGAGGGAGGAATCGGAATGAATAGATTGCAGATCAATCAAACAACATTGTCCTTGGCGAAAGGCGATATCACCCGTTGCGAAGTCGATGCCATCGTAAATGCCGCCAATGAAAGCCTGCTCGGCGGAGGAGGAGTCGACGGCGCCATCCATCGTGCCGCCGGGCCGAAATTGTTGGCTGCCTGCCGGCTTTTGAACGGGTGCCGTACAGGCGAGGCGAAGCTAACACCAGGTTTCCGCCTCAAAGCGACTTATGTCATCCACACAGTCGGACCGGTCTGGCGGGGCGGAACGCACGGTGAAACAGAATTGCTGGCCTCGTGCTACCAAAAATCGTTGGAATTGGCCGACGCCAACGGAATCCGTACGCTTGCTTTCCCGGCGATCAGCACAGGCATTTACGGCTACCCATTAAGTCAAGCAACCAAGATTGCTGTCGGAACCATTAAGACTTATCTGGAAAATAATCCGCAAACAAGCAGCACAGAAATAACCTTTGTCTGTTTTGACGATGCGACAGTGAACGCATACGAGCAGGCATTCGAAGAATTGGAAAGGGGAACTGACTGATGTTTTTATTTTTTGATGTATTGCCGTTCCGCAAGCAACTGGAATACAATCAGACGATTACCTGCAGCCGCTGCGGCCATTTTGGGCGCTATGAGGTCTATCTTGTTGGCAATCGTTTCCGCCTGTTTTTCATCCCGGTCATCACCTTCGGGAAAAAGTATCTCGTCCGGACGACCTGTTGCGATACCTGGTATTTGCTTGATCCACAAGTAGGAAAAGCGATCGAGCGGAAAGAACCGGTATCGATCCGGGACAGCGATCTGCAGATGTATCAGACCGGTGAACCGCTTGAAAGCAGATGTCCCAACTGCGGGGCCTCGTATCCTCAAGGGGCACATTTTTGCCCGAATTGCGGAACGAAAGTGGATGAAATGGAACGCTGACAGAACGCCTATGAAATAAATGAAAGACGATTATCTGAAAGCGTTACAAATTGTTCAATTATGGTATAATGGCACTATCGAAAATTGTAAGGGGTGGTCATAATTATATGTTAACGAACAAGGAAATCAGATCCACAGCCAGAGAATATTTACGCGGCAATTATAAAATGGCGGTCATCAACCTGATTCTTATCACGATCGCGAACAGCACCATGCAATCGGTAGTCAGAACACTGACGGGCGAAAGCGCATTGAACATGCAGATGACAGGGGAAACCTTGCCGAATTGGGATTCCGTCTTCTCGATGCAATCCTCGCCTTTCCAAACGACCCTGAATGTGGTCCTTTCGATCATCGTGTCGCTGATCATCGGCTCCATGCAGATGGGGAACGAATGGGGCTATCTGGATATGCTGGACGGTACACCGCTTTCGTCGGGCCATCTGCTCAAACCGTTTGAAAACCAGTTGTTCAAAACCCTCGGCGTTCTGGCGCTGCAGGCGGTTTATGTCATTCTCTGGTCCGTATTGCTGATCATACCGGGTATCATGAAGCTTTACGCTTTGGCATTATCGAATTTCATTTATTTCGATAATCCGGACATGAAAACGACGGATATCCTGAGACAAAGCGAATCCTTCATGAAAGGCAAGAAGATGAGACTTTTCCAACTGGATCTGACTTACTTTGTTGTTTACCTGATCCCTGTGGCATTGTTCTTTGGTGTCGGAATAGCTGCTTTTAACATGTATGCCGGAGCGGCAACGGCTGACTCAGATGCGTTACTGTATCAAGCGTTTTTGCTGGTAGGGTTGATGTTGGCGGCATTCGCCATCTTCGGAATCCTGACCTTCATCGTTGAGCCAAGAAGAAAAGCAGCACGCGCAGTCTTCTATTCGGAAGTTCTGAAGGAAGAAAACCTTATCCTCGGCTGATCAGCCCATACAATTTCATCGAAATCATCAGCAAAGGAGCGAAATAATGGAACCAAGAATTAAAAGAGAAGCACCAAGCATCACAACCGATTTGCGCAGTGATACAGTGCAAGTTCCTAGCGTGATCCGGAACTGTTCAGGAATCCGTATTTTTGGAAAACGAATCAAATCCCTGATTTTTACGACGGATATCGCCATTATCCTGAATAACGATGCGGATGCCGTCATCGCGGTTTATCCATTTACCCCGCATCCGGCGGTCATCCAAAGCATAGCCAATGTCTCGACCATTCCGATTCTTTCCGGTGTCGGCGGGGGGACGACCCAAGGCAAACGCAGCGCCAACATTTCTTTGTTTTCGGAGGCGCAGGGATCCTTGGCTGTTGTCGTCAATGCGCCTACACCGATTGAAACGATTAAACAGATTGAAGAAACTGTTGATATTCCGATCGTTTGTACGATCGTCACGGAATACATGGATATCCAAGCAAGACTGGATGCTGGTGTCGATATCCTCAACGTCAGCGGAGGGAAAGATACTGCCTATATCGTGAGCCGTATCCGCGAAAATTTCCCCGATGTTCCAATCATCGCGACGGGCGGCCCGACGGATGAAACGATTCTGGATGCGATCAACGCCGGTGCCAATGCCATAAGCTGGACGCCACCTTCCAACGGTGAATTGTTCCGCCGCAAGATGGACAAGTACCGTAACAAAGAGCGCGAGCGCTACATGCAGGAGCACCAAGGCATGACGATCGAAGAAGTCGAAGACTTGGAAGATGACAGAGATTAACCTATTGAAAAAACGCGCAAGCAGTTTGCCAGGATAGTCTGGCAGCTGCTTACGCGTTTTTTTTCGGTATCAGAAAGCTTCTGTTGAACAAGAAGAAATTACAGATCGGAAATCATACCGCCGTCGACGACGAATTGCGAGCCGGTAGAATAGCTCGAATCATCGGACGCAAGGTAGATGACCAGATTGGAGACTTCCTCAGGTTTCGCTGTCCTTCTCAAAGGAATGTCTTTTTCCAATTGTTTGATGTATTCATAAACGTCACCTTGTTCAGCCATCGGCGTTTCGATGATGCCTGGATGGACGGAATTCACACGGATGTTGAACTGTCCAAGCTCTGCTGCAGCACCCTTTGTCATCCCGGTTACTGCGTGTTTCGATGCGCTGTAGGCGATGGCCGTAGGAGCACTCACAAGGCCATCGACTGAGGAAATGTTGACGATCGATCCGATACCTGCTTTTTTCATGGAAGACACAACAGTTTTCATGCCTAGGAACACGCCCAGTTCATCGATTTCGAATGTCAAACGGAAATCCGCTTCCGTCAATTGGTCCAATGTTTTGAAGATGCCGACGCCCGCATTGTTGACGAGCACCGTAACCGGACCGAATTTTTCCTCGGTCAATGCAATGACCTCTTCCCAATTGGCTGATTTTGACACATCCAGTTTCATGAATACGGCATTTTCACCGATTTCCTCAACCAAAGCTTTTCCTGCGGTTTCGTTGATGTCGGTCACGACTACTTTGGCGCCTTCCTCCGCGAATTTGCGTGCATGGCACCCATCCCTTGTGCTGCTCCTGTGATGATGGCTACTTTGTTGTCTAATTTTCCCATTGCAGATAGCTCCTTTGGATTCTTTTTTTGCCGCTCCCTAATTGTTTGGGATAACTTGTATAGGCTTACAATCATGTTATTCCTATAATGAATCGGAATCAATATTATTGCAGCATATTTATTTATTCAAAAATGAAGTGATTCCACAAAAAAATAAAAAGCTGTAAACGTTGTATTGTTAACGCGGTTTGTGGATGTTCTGAACATTTGAACGGAAAATGAACATATGCCATTGCTGTCGACATTGGAATAATTTTATCAATATGAACGCAGTCGAGGATGCGGAGCAAGGACTTGTCTGGTGGCGGGCAGCGTTGTTGCGCGTGGAATCAACTTAAGGAACGGTCGGCTTCAGGTGTATTTTTTTTAAATTATCAGCCAATAATATATAATAAGTGTATGGATGAAATCGATTTTCGGATTGCAGTAAAAGTCTGGGTGGGGTTGGCAGAACCAGAGCCAGCGATGCGAAAAATAGAATATTGGAGGTATTCGTATGAAATGGAAGGGTGGAAGGAGAAGTTCCAACGTTGAGGACCGACGCGGCAGTGGCGGCTTTTCGACGGGTGGCGGCGGACTGGGCATGAGCGGCATGGCGGGCGGCGGAATCTTTGGGATCATCATCATGATCATCATCGCCCTCTTCGGAGGCGGCGACCTGTTTGGCGGTGGCGGCAGCACGCCGACTGAAACGCCACAGACAGGCATCACTGAAACCAGCAACAAGACCGAGGACGAGATGGCCGAGTTTGTATCGGTTGTACTGGCATACACGGAAGATGCTTGGACACAAGAATTTGCGAACAACAACCTGGAATATGTCGAACCGACTCTGGTGCTCTTCAGCGGACAGGTGCAATCAGCCTGTGGTGTGGCCGGTTCCCAGGTCGGACCGTTCTACTGTCCGGCCGACCAAAAACTATATATTGACTTGAGTTTCTATGATCAGCTTTCGCAGGAGTACGGCGCGTCCGGCGACTTTGCGATGGCCTACGTCGTCGCCCATGAAGTCGGACACCATGTCCAGAACTTGCTGGGCATCATGGATCAAGTGCAAAGCAGTCGTAACCAAGTCAGCGAAACGGAATACAACGAGCTGAATGTGCGTTTGGAACTGCAGGCCGATTACTTGGCCGGTGTCTGGGCAAATTATGTCCAGGAGCAGGGTGTCCTGGAGGAAGGCGACTTCGAGGAAGCCTTGCAGGCTGCTTTTGCTGTAGGGGATGATACCCTGCAGAAACAGTACCAAGGCTATGTCGTACCGGACAGCTTTACGCACGGTACCTCCGACCAACGCATGCGTTGGTTCACGAAAGGCTTCGAGACCGGCAATCTGAGCGGTGGAGATACGTTCAATATCGGCTATGATGAACTGTAATTTGGAATAAATTTAGTTGGGCCTGTCGTGCTGCGGCAGGCTTTTTTGAATTCAACAGGGCAATAATATCCTGCTTGTTCATCCGATTGACACAAGCCGTACTAGGGATTATACTATGATTAACACATGAACGAATATTCATATGTAATGCGGAATCATTCCGTTTTCTGATAAATAATACGAATGTTTATGGCTAAGGAGGGGACACGGATGTCTGAGAAAGTTAAGCAGATTGAATGGTATTTGGACGAATTGGATTGCGCCAATTGCGCCAACAAAGTTGAAACCGGCATCGCGAAAATAGAAGGGATCCTCGAAAGCAATGTGAATTTCATGACCAAGACATTGCGGATCGAAATAGAAGAGGATCAAGAGGCTGAAGTTTTGCCGAAAGTGAAACAAAAGCTCAGTATACTGGAGCCGGACATCCATCCGACACTGAAAAAAAGCGGCGCGCCGATCGGGGAGGATGGGCTGCCGGTAATGGCTGCCCGATCAGCTGAGGCAAAATACGCAGAAAATGTCCACGACCATCACGGCCCTGATTCCGAGGATGCTGAAGGGCACACATACGAACATAGCCATGGTCATAGTCATGCGCATGGCGAAGGGGACAAGGACGAAATCCGGAAGTCCTTCATCCGCCTGATCGTCGGCTTTGGGATCCTGCTGGCGGCGATTTTCGCACCGGTCAGCGGAACGGTTTCGTTGGCATTGTTTGTGACCGCGTACCTGATTGCGGGCTACGATATCGTTTGGAGTGCGCTACTGAACATTAAGCACGGTCAGTTGTTTGACGAAAACTTCCTGATGACGATTGCCACACTGAGCGCTTTTTATATCCAGGAGTATCCGGAAGCGGTGGCCGTGATGCTGTTCTACCAACTTGGTGAACTGTTCCAGGATATCGCGGTCGACAAATCCCGCCGCTCCATCGCCGAATTGATGGACATCCGGCCTGATTACGCAAACGTGAAGACAGCAGCCGGCATCGAAAAAGTGGCGCCTGAAACCGTCAAAATCGGCGACATCATCCTGATCCGGCCTGGCGAAAAAGTGCCGTTGGACGGGAAAGTCGTGAGCGGAACCTCGGCAGTCGACACCTCGGCTCTGACCGGCGAATCGGTTCCGCGTGGCGTGAAAGTCGGCGACAACATTTTGAGCGGGTTCATCAACAAAAACGGCGTCATCGAAGTCGAAGTCGAAAAACTTTTCGCTGAGTCCACCGTCGTCAAAATTTTGGATTTGGTGCAGAACGCCAGCGGCCGAAAAGCGCCTACGGAAAACTTCATCACCAAATTCGCCCGCTACTATACACCGGTTGTCGTCATTGCAGCCGTGTTGCTGGCGGTCGTGCCGCCGCTCGTCATCCCTGGAGAAAGCTTCAATGAATGGCTCTACCGAGCCAGCATCTTTCTGGTCATCTCCTGTCCGTGCGCTTTGGTCGTTTCGATTCCGGTCGGCTTCTTCGGCGGCATCGGTTCGGCCTCGCGCAAAGGCATCCTCGTCAAAGGCAGCAACTTCCTCGAAGGCCTGAATGATGTCAAAACGGTCGTGATGGACAAGACCGGAACGCTGACTGAAGGCAAATTCGCGGTAACCCGGATCGAAAGCGCCGGCGAACTGACGGAGGAGCGTTTGTTGGAACTGGCGGCTTATGCGGAACTGCATTCCAGCCATCCGATTGCCGATTCCATCAAGGAGGCTTACGGGAAAACGATAGCCGAAGACCGGATTGCCACCACAAATGATATCCCTGGGAACGGTCTGCAGGTCGTCGTCGATGGGCAAGAGATCCTGGCCGGCAATGCCAAACTGATGGAGAAATTCGGCATCGCACATGCGCCGGCCCACGAAACCGGGACGGTTGTGTATGTCGCTGTGGATAAACATTATGCAGGCTACATCTTGATTGCTGATGCCATCAAGGCTGATGCGAAGGCTACAATCGCCGGCTTGAAGGCGAGAGGCATCCGCACCATCATGCTGACCGGGGATTCCCGCGCGGTGGGTGAAGCAGTCGGAAAAGAAATCGGCATCGATGAAGTCCATTCGGAATTGCTTCCGCAAGACAAAGTGTCGAAGCTGGAGGAAGTGTTGGCAAGCAAACGCAAGGGCGAAAAAGTCATCTTCGTGGGCGACGGCATCAACGATACACCAGTGTTGGCCCGTTCCGATATCGGGATGGCGATGGGCGGATTGGGCTCCGACGCCGCCATCGAAGCTGCAGATATCGTCATCATGGACGATCAGCCATCGAAGATTTTGACCGCAATGGATGTGGCGAAGGAAACACGCAAAATCGTCTGGCAGAACATCATTTTCGCCATGGCAGTCAAAGGGGTGTTCCTTATTCTCGGCGCGTTCGGCGTCGCCACAATGTGGGAAGCCGTCTTCGCCGATGTCGGCGTGACCGTGTTGGCCGTGTTGAACAGTATCCGTATCCTGAAAAAATAATCGTTAGTGTGTGGGGGCCGCCAGCGGCCCCTATTTTTGTCTGCTCCGGTGGACACCGGAGCACCGCGGTGCAAACGAGCGTCAGCTCCGAGGAGCGCATGGCTCACCGAATGTAGTGCGAAGCAAATTTGGCTGAACTCCGGGGAGGCTGCCCTCATCGGAGCTGGAGTCTTAGCTGGGCTTCTGAACTCCGGCGAGGACCCCGTTCCCCGGAGTTCAGGCAAAGCGTCCGCATCAGCGCCTGCCGAAGCGTCCCAAGCGGTTTATCCACACAGCTGTGCTACAATGAAAAAAGAATAAAAAACGAAAAGTGAGTGATGAGATTGGAAAATGGTATCCGCAATTTTGAGTTTCAAAATCCGACAAAAATAGTTTTCGGTAAAGACCAGATCAAGCGCATCAATGATTTGATTCCACAGGACGCGAAAGTATTGATTTTGTACGGCGGCGGCAGCGTCAAGAAATTCGGCACATTCGACCGCGTCGTCGAAGCCTTAGGCAACCGCGAGTGGGCTGAATTCGGCGGCATCGAAGCGAATCCGACCTACGAAACGCTGATTCAGGCAGTCGACAAGATCAAAGCGGAAGGCTATGACTACTTGTTGGCAGTCGGCGGAGGCAGCGTCATCGATGGCGTGAAATTCGTTGCGGCAGGTGCGGTGTTCGATGGCGATCCTGTCGATATGTTCGGCAGCGGTGTCGGCAAGGGCTTGCAGGTCACAAAAGCATTGCCTTTCGGAACTGTCTTGACTTTGCCGGCCACTGCATCGGAAATGAACAACAATTCGGTTGTCACCTTTGTAGAAAAGCAAGCGAAAATCAGTTTCGCCAGTCCACATACTTATCCACAATTTTCCATCCTGGAACCGGAAGCTACCTACACGTTGCCGAAGCGCCAACTGGCGAATGGTGTCATCGATTCCTTTATCCATGTGATGGAGGCCTATCTGACTTATCCGATCGAGGCAAAAGTGCAGGATCGCTGGGCGGAAGGGCTGCTGCAGACATTGATCGAAATCGGCCCGGACGTAGTCGATGAGGACAACCATGACTATGCGACCCGCGCCAATTTTATGTGGACAGCAACGAATGCGCTGAATCGCTTCATTTCACCAGGTGTTCCCCAGGACTGGGCGACGCATCAACTGGGCCATGAAATGACGTTGGCATTCGGGATCGACCACGCGCGTACGTTATCGATTGTCCTTCCGGCCATGATGAAAGTCCGCAAGCAGCAGAAGTGGGACAAACTGCTTCAGTATGCGGAACGCGTGTGGGATATCCGCGGTGATTCCAATCTGACCGATGAAGAAAAAATCGATTTGGCGATCAAAAAGACCGAAGACTTCTTCGCTGGCCTTGGGGCACCGATCCGCTTCGCCGATGTCGATCTGGATGAAACCGACATTCCAGACCTTGTGGAAGCACTCGTCCGCCACAAGAAAGAGAACATTTCCGAGCGCGGTGACTTCACTACAGAGGATGCAAGAGCCGTTTATACAGCCGCACTTTAAAATCTCTTCTATCTTTCATTACATCGAACTCCCTTTAACTGGGGAGTTTTTTTGTGCATTTTGCTCATGTTAATTTAATAATTTTTAAAACTAACATAGTGGCACTCTATAATCTATGGTAATATTGAAGAAAGAGAGCATCGGAGTCAACAGGAAAGAAGGGTTGCCAATTGGAGAATAACGAGAGCATTTTCGATACAATTTGCCGGATGCGGGATGAACAGCCGGGTCTGCCTTATCGGTTCCAGGATGAGCGGACGGCTGGGCAAAAAGATGTGCTTTATGTCCTTGCATCCGAAGGGATCCCGTTTTGGCGGAAAGAGGATTTGGCGAAGGAGTGCTGCGGCATCCTCAAGGACCTCGTCCACAAAGAAGAGGCGATCCTGACAGACCCTGTTCTGCGCCATTTTCTGGAGCATTATCCGATCTGCAGTTATTTCCTTGAATTGCGCGAAAGAGTGAGGATTACTTTGGAAGCGGAATCAGGCGCACGGGAGCGGTTGTACCATCTCGGCATGCGGCTCGCCCGCAGCGGCACCGATCCGGAACAGGTGAAACTGGGCATCATCCTTCTGGGCTTCTTTCCGTATGATACTACCAAACAGATCATGCGCACACTGGGTTACCACAGCGAGTACACTTTGTACGTGCTCGAGAGCATCCAGTATGTTTTCCCGCTGCAGAACAATTTCATCTTCGAATTGGCCAAGCAAACTGTCGGTTACGGAAAACTGGCGGCCATGTTCCTGCTGAAGCCGGTCACTTGGGAGCAGCAACACTGGATGATGCATGAAGGCATCAAGAGCGATTTCCTCGCCAACATCTACGCCAATCTCTGCATCCAGAAAACGGATATGCGCGCCTATTTCAAAAAGACCGAGATCACTGCAGCCAATTTCACGGATTTCGCTTATCTGATCTGTTACGCCGACTACAACAATGACAGCTTGACCCTCGATGCCCAGCTGGACTTCCTGTATAAGTTCATCGACAAGCGTGATTATGCGGCAAGCTTCATCGATCTGGGCGCGCTCGTCAGCATCTGGTATCAGGCAGTCGACTATTGGCAACAGGATTACGACTTCATCAGTCAAAATGAAACGAAATACCGCCGCACCAAAACCATGTGGGATACCCGCATCGCCCGCTACGAAAAGCTGGTGCATAAAGTTGAGAGTTTCCTGCATCAGCCTAAATGGCGCCACATCGTCTATCAGGAAATTTCCGCCCCGAAGGAATCGGATAGTCTGATTATGAAAGTGCTCGTCTATCTGAACATGCACCCCGATTTT is a window from the Trichococcus shcherbakoviae genome containing:
- a CDS encoding amidohydrolase; the protein is MTATQMDKQTKTELYQKMVAYRRELHAHPELSAKEFATTERIRHWLTEEGITILDYPLETGLIAEVVGALPGPTIALRADIDALPVKEATGLPFVSETEGLMHACGHDYHTASMIGAAILLQGKKALLRGTVRFIFQPAEEIAQGAKWVEAVGALDGVSAIFGMHNKPDLPVGTIGIREGGLMASADRFELEIHGVGGHAGIPDSTIDPIVIASQIIAGLQTIISRNTSPFHNAVISITQIHGGNSWNVIPEKVYLEGTIRAFQKEDREKIPALMRRTAEGIASGFGAVADFRWHPYVSIVDNDARFKAIMEETAAEQGYRFVEPKPVAGGEDFAHYQTLIPGFFVFMGVDGTREWHHPEFNLKEEALAVAADYFSALAIKVLDRWKA
- a CDS encoding YdbC family protein; this encodes MADITFEIVEELGVLSTSAKGWTKELNLVSWNGRPPKYDIREWSPEHEKMGKGLTFSEEEMAALAKILK
- a CDS encoding MFS transporter, giving the protein MIGKKVFEMANNQKKKKRILGVESNVFFVGLTSFLTDTTTKMVYSILPLFLTTLGASKTEISLIEGIAESTASVLKSLSGWWSDKIGRNKPFMIIGYGITALLSPLFAFVMTPLQVLSIRFVERVGKGIRTAPRDSLVAGSSEENNNAGLNFGFHKAMDNSGAIVGPLIAFAVLAAFPGDYRRVFLFAAIPGLLGLLSIIFFVKEAKRAKSERLGKISFRDFPKDFYLFLAIVFLFTLGNSTDALLLLKASDVGVSDAFIPIMYLVFNAVSVAFAVPLGKLSDKIGRKRIIIGGYLMFSLIYLGFGKASTPFAIVGLFAFYGLYSAATDGIQKALVSDIIGKEKKGTGLGLYNMILGMTLLPASLIGGWLYDTFNNQVPFYFGSATALLSAFLMFLFYQRGKRNGTTHS
- a CDS encoding O-acetyl-ADP-ribose deacetylase, which produces MNRLQINQTTLSLAKGDITRCEVDAIVNAANESLLGGGGVDGAIHRAAGPKLLAACRLLNGCRTGEAKLTPGFRLKATYVIHTVGPVWRGGTHGETELLASCYQKSLELADANGIRTLAFPAISTGIYGYPLSQATKIAVGTIKTYLENNPQTSSTEITFVCFDDATVNAYEQAFEELERGTD
- a CDS encoding zinc ribbon domain-containing protein gives rise to the protein MFLFFDVLPFRKQLEYNQTITCSRCGHFGRYEVYLVGNRFRLFFIPVITFGKKYLVRTTCCDTWYLLDPQVGKAIERKEPVSIRDSDLQMYQTGEPLESRCPNCGASYPQGAHFCPNCGTKVDEMER
- a CDS encoding DUF975 family protein, with amino-acid sequence MLTNKEIRSTAREYLRGNYKMAVINLILITIANSTMQSVVRTLTGESALNMQMTGETLPNWDSVFSMQSSPFQTTLNVVLSIIVSLIIGSMQMGNEWGYLDMLDGTPLSSGHLLKPFENQLFKTLGVLALQAVYVILWSVLLIIPGIMKLYALALSNFIYFDNPDMKTTDILRQSESFMKGKKMRLFQLDLTYFVVYLIPVALFFGVGIAAFNMYAGAATADSDALLYQAFLLVGLMLAAFAIFGILTFIVEPRRKAARAVFYSEVLKEENLILG
- a CDS encoding hydrolase, with amino-acid sequence MEPRIKREAPSITTDLRSDTVQVPSVIRNCSGIRIFGKRIKSLIFTTDIAIILNNDADAVIAVYPFTPHPAVIQSIANVSTIPILSGVGGGTTQGKRSANISLFSEAQGSLAVVVNAPTPIETIKQIEETVDIPIVCTIVTEYMDIQARLDAGVDILNVSGGKDTAYIVSRIRENFPDVPIIATGGPTDETILDAINAGANAISWTPPSNGELFRRKMDKYRNKERERYMQEHQGMTIEEVEDLEDDRD
- a CDS encoding SDR family oxidoreductase is translated as MTDINETAGKALVEEIGENAVFMKLDVSKSANWEEVIALTEEKFGPVTVLVNNAGVGIFKTLDQLTEADFRLTFEIDELGVFLGMKTVVSSMKKAGIGSIVNISSVDGLVSAPTAIAYSASKHAVTGMTKGAAAELGQFNIRVNSVHPGIIETPMAEQGDVYEYIKQLEKDIPLRRTAKPEEVSNLVIYLASDDSSYSTGSQFVVDGGMISDL
- a CDS encoding neutral zinc metallopeptidase is translated as MKWKGGRRSSNVEDRRGSGGFSTGGGGLGMSGMAGGGIFGIIIMIIIALFGGGDLFGGGGSTPTETPQTGITETSNKTEDEMAEFVSVVLAYTEDAWTQEFANNNLEYVEPTLVLFSGQVQSACGVAGSQVGPFYCPADQKLYIDLSFYDQLSQEYGASGDFAMAYVVAHEVGHHVQNLLGIMDQVQSSRNQVSETEYNELNVRLELQADYLAGVWANYVQEQGVLEEGDFEEALQAAFAVGDDTLQKQYQGYVVPDSFTHGTSDQRMRWFTKGFETGNLSGGDTFNIGYDEL